Proteins co-encoded in one Dehalogenimonas sp. WBC-2 genomic window:
- a CDS encoding ornithine carbamoyltransferase: MAAYDILWHLFVSVSHMRSKDLLSITDLESHEIRLLLADAANMKAEGWQTTLSGKTLALLFEKPSLRTRVSFELAMKQLGGEAIYLSPAEVGLGKRESIADVARVLSRYVDALAVRTYAQSGLEELARRSKIPVINALSDDEHPCQALADLLTIYEHKGDYPGLKLAYIGDGNNVAVSLALAAASVGLSITIASPKGYEIPSGVMKQVLKTASDNDSSVEMTTSPEVAARGADIIYTDVWISMGQEDEAEKRLNDFNGYQVNERILALAKSDAIIMHPLPAHYGQEVAQGLLDSQQSVVFDQAENRLHVQKALLADMLGGLLLPWPA; the protein is encoded by the coding sequence GTGGCGGCATATGATATACTATGGCATCTTTTTGTATCGGTGAGTCATATGAGATCCAAAGACCTTCTTTCTATTACAGACCTTGAAAGCCATGAGATTCGGTTGCTGCTGGCTGATGCCGCAAATATGAAGGCTGAAGGCTGGCAGACGACACTCTCAGGTAAAACACTGGCGCTGCTTTTTGAAAAACCATCCTTACGAACCCGTGTAAGTTTTGAGTTGGCTATGAAGCAGCTTGGTGGTGAAGCCATTTATCTGTCGCCTGCTGAAGTAGGCCTGGGTAAGCGCGAAAGCATTGCCGACGTAGCCCGGGTGTTATCCCGTTATGTGGATGCTCTGGCGGTACGCACCTATGCACAAAGCGGGCTTGAGGAATTGGCGCGCCGGTCAAAAATACCGGTTATTAACGCCTTGTCTGATGATGAGCATCCCTGTCAGGCGCTGGCTGATCTGCTGACAATTTATGAGCATAAAGGCGATTATCCCGGTTTAAAACTGGCCTATATAGGTGATGGCAATAATGTGGCGGTGAGTCTGGCGCTGGCGGCAGCATCGGTGGGTTTGAGCATTACCATCGCTTCTCCCAAAGGCTATGAGATACCATCCGGGGTTATGAAACAGGTTTTAAAAACAGCTTCTGATAATGATAGTAGTGTTGAAATGACAACCAGCCCGGAAGTAGCTGCCCGCGGCGCGGACATCATTTATACCGATGTCTGGATCAGTATGGGCCAAGAGGATGAAGCAGAAAAGCGCCTTAATGATTTCAACGGTTACCAGGTTAATGAGCGTATACTGGCTTTGGCAAAATCAGATGCGATAATCATGCATCCGCTTCCGGCGCACTACGGCCAGGAAGTGGCGCAGGGGTTACTTGATAGCCAGCAATCTGTTGTTTTTGACCAGGCAGAGAATCGGCTCCACGTTCAGAAGGCTCTTCTTGCCGATATGCTGGGTGGTTTATTGCTGCCCTGGCCAGCTTAA
- a CDS encoding glutamyl-tRNA synthetase, whose protein sequence is MNNTVRVRYAPSPTGFPHVGNIRTALFNWLFARHHGGKFLVRIEDTDQARYVEGAVEAILDGLRWLGMDWDEGPQKGGDYGPYFQSQRLERYQAAAERLIASGHAYRCYCSPERLEEMRAVQTAAKQPPGYDRHCRDNLQGAPDGITPVVRFKVPLDGRTVFTDLIRGEVSFDNSLLDDFVLLKSDSFPTYHLANIVDDHDMLISHVIRGEEWVSSAPRHVMLYHALGWKPPQYAHLPMILGTDRSKLSKRHGAVSIIDYKTQGYLPEVMVNFLSLLGWSLDDKTEIMDVKQIIDNFSIERISKTGAIFNIEKLDWMNGIYIRALSLDDFTDRAKPFLEAGVPESLAFDRDYVKSALALLQERVKKLSELQDQPELTSFFFTQRLEYAPVDLVGKKMTAASTQQALESSLNRLTALNDFTVETMEIGLRALADELELKPGQLFGCLRVAITGQCVSPPLFQTMTVLGRERSLKRLREAVTKSHQLPD, encoded by the coding sequence ATGAACAATACTGTCCGGGTGCGTTATGCTCCCTCCCCCACCGGTTTCCCCCACGTGGGTAATATCCGTACTGCTCTCTTCAACTGGCTTTTCGCCCGCCACCACGGCGGCAAATTCCTGGTGCGCATTGAGGACACTGATCAGGCCAGGTACGTTGAAGGGGCGGTTGAGGCTATCCTGGACGGTCTTCGCTGGTTAGGCATGGATTGGGATGAGGGGCCTCAAAAGGGTGGAGACTATGGGCCTTACTTCCAGTCACAGCGCCTGGAGCGCTATCAGGCCGCGGCAGAAAGACTTATCGCCAGCGGCCATGCATACCGTTGTTACTGCTCACCTGAGCGCCTGGAGGAAATGCGGGCGGTACAGACCGCCGCTAAACAGCCGCCGGGGTATGACCGCCACTGCCGCGACAACCTCCAAGGAGCACCAGATGGTATTACCCCGGTAGTCCGGTTCAAAGTGCCTCTTGATGGCCGGACAGTGTTTACCGACCTTATCCGCGGTGAAGTCAGTTTTGATAACTCACTGCTGGATGACTTTGTATTGCTTAAGAGCGATAGTTTCCCCACCTATCATCTGGCCAATATCGTCGACGATCATGACATGCTCATCAGTCATGTCATTCGGGGAGAAGAATGGGTGTCCAGCGCGCCGCGGCATGTTATGTTGTACCACGCCCTGGGATGGAAACCACCGCAGTATGCTCACCTGCCAATGATACTGGGCACCGACCGCTCAAAACTGTCAAAGCGCCATGGGGCAGTGTCCATCATTGATTATAAAACACAGGGATATCTGCCGGAAGTGATGGTAAACTTCCTGTCGCTCTTAGGCTGGTCTTTGGATGATAAAACCGAAATCATGGATGTAAAGCAGATCATTGATAACTTCTCTATCGAGCGTATTTCCAAGACTGGCGCCATTTTCAACATTGAAAAACTGGACTGGATGAACGGCATATACATCAGAGCCCTATCGCTCGATGACTTTACAGACCGCGCCAAGCCGTTCCTCGAAGCCGGCGTACCCGAGTCACTGGCCTTTGACCGTGATTATGTCAAAAGTGCACTAGCCCTCCTGCAGGAGAGGGTGAAAAAACTGAGTGAACTGCAGGATCAACCGGAACTCACATCGTTCTTTTTCACCCAAAGACTGGAATATGCTCCCGTCGATCTCGTCGGTAAAAAAATGACCGCCGCTTCCACTCAACAGGCGCTGGAATCCTCCCTTAATCGTCTTACCGCCCTCAATGATTTTACCGTTGAGACAATGGAGATTGGCCTGCGCGCTCTGGCCGATGAATTGGAACTCAAGCCGGGGCAGCTTTTCGGCTGCCTGAGAGTGGCTATAACCGGTCAATGTGTGTCTCCGCCTTTATTCCAGACGATGACTGTGCTCGGGCGAGAGCGCAGCCTTAAACGATTGCGTGAAGCTGTCACAAAATCTCACCAGTTACCGGATTAA
- a CDS encoding 3-dehydroquinate synthase — MKSETAELRTLKYDIGGGRFRPIYIGRDIIGQLSECARTLEADKFFIITDDNVAGVFLDEIEAELSKVAETHAFIFPAGEQSKTLSTLESLGAKVLDARATKSSVVVCLGGGVVGNLGGLLAALLFRGIRFFHVPTTMVAQIDSAIGQKQAVNYKRGKNLFGQYYPPEFVFIDFAFLRKLPQRQIKAGLAESVKHGLCQEESFFEFINQHAPDFSWEDIEYISQHTIELKLELLVIDPYEGKLDPQLELGHTIGHALEIRKNGQLLHGEAIAIGMTVEAKISVALGFMSPELAARIEAIFKKIGLPTRIPSDISINEILETLTFDNKRRTAINDFFLLESFGCFHKENGRIACKVVEPRLREVLESAY, encoded by the coding sequence ATGAAGAGTGAGACAGCTGAATTGAGGACTCTGAAGTATGATATTGGAGGCGGGCGTTTTCGCCCCATCTATATCGGCCGGGATATTATTGGCCAATTATCTGAATGCGCAAGAACGCTGGAAGCGGACAAGTTTTTCATTATTACCGACGATAATGTCGCCGGTGTGTTTCTGGATGAGATCGAAGCCGAACTGTCAAAAGTTGCCGAGACTCATGCCTTTATCTTTCCTGCCGGAGAACAGTCAAAAACGCTTTCAACGTTAGAGTCGCTAGGTGCCAAAGTGCTGGATGCGCGGGCTACCAAATCCAGTGTTGTGGTCTGTCTGGGGGGTGGCGTCGTCGGCAATCTAGGTGGGCTTTTAGCCGCCCTGCTTTTCCGTGGCATACGCTTTTTCCACGTGCCGACAACAATGGTGGCGCAGATAGATTCGGCTATCGGTCAAAAACAGGCGGTTAACTATAAACGCGGTAAAAACCTCTTTGGTCAATACTACCCGCCAGAGTTTGTTTTTATTGACTTTGCTTTTTTAAGAAAGTTACCTCAGCGCCAGATCAAGGCTGGTCTGGCCGAATCGGTTAAACACGGCCTTTGCCAGGAAGAAAGTTTCTTTGAGTTTATCAACCAGCATGCCCCCGATTTTTCCTGGGAAGATATTGAATATATCTCACAACATACGATTGAACTTAAGCTGGAACTGCTGGTCATTGACCCGTATGAAGGCAAGCTGGACCCACAACTGGAATTGGGTCACACCATCGGTCACGCCTTGGAAATCCGCAAGAACGGGCAATTATTACATGGTGAAGCTATTGCCATCGGTATGACCGTTGAAGCCAAGATATCGGTGGCTCTGGGTTTTATGTCTCCTGAACTGGCAGCCCGGATTGAAGCTATATTTAAGAAGATTGGTCTACCGACCCGTATTCCATCCGATATCTCAATAAATGAAATACTTGAAACCCTTACTTTCGACAACAAACGGCGCACTGCCATTAATGATTTTTTCCTGCTGGAATCGTTCGGCTGTTTCCACAAAGAAAATGGCAGAATAGCGTGCAAGGTGGTTGAACCACGGTTGAGGGAAGTTCTTGAGAGCGCTTACTAG
- the ubiE gene encoding ubiquinone/menaquinone biosynthesis methyltransferase UibE, with translation METIAPVKDPGFDSEEANKRKKYMVDLFVVQAKNYDFHDDIYGLYAHRLWVRTMVKIIERFMKGKKHADMLDMGCGTGFVTYNVAKKLPNIDIESFDLSPDMINVAKQRYEKGFKGRKIKFWVADAEVPFGNAKYDIVTTSFAYRNFANKHLATRNVFNALKPGGIFIIQDLTKPERQPMKGLYAFYMKFILPIFAGILGTEKTAAGWLKKSTDMMPTNSQLQKILEDSGMTNCYYKSLSGGIACIIVGFKPEV, from the coding sequence ATGGAGACAATAGCGCCGGTGAAAGATCCGGGTTTCGATTCAGAAGAAGCCAATAAACGCAAGAAATACATGGTTGACTTGTTTGTGGTACAGGCCAAAAATTATGACTTTCATGATGATATTTATGGTTTGTACGCTCACCGGCTATGGGTACGTACCATGGTCAAGATTATTGAGCGTTTCATGAAAGGTAAAAAGCACGCCGATATGTTGGATATGGGCTGTGGCACTGGTTTTGTGACCTACAACGTTGCCAAGAAACTGCCCAATATCGATATTGAATCCTTTGACCTGTCGCCGGATATGATCAATGTGGCCAAACAACGTTATGAAAAAGGTTTTAAAGGCCGCAAGATAAAGTTCTGGGTGGCCGATGCTGAAGTTCCTTTTGGCAATGCCAAGTATGATATTGTAACCACCTCCTTTGCCTATCGTAACTTTGCCAATAAGCATCTGGCGACCAGGAATGTGTTTAACGCCCTTAAGCCGGGCGGTATATTCATCATACAGGATTTGACCAAACCTGAACGGCAGCCGATGAAAGGGCTGTACGCTTTTTATATGAAATTTATACTCCCGATTTTTGCCGGGATCCTCGGCACTGAAAAAACAGCTGCTGGATGGCTTAAGAAGAGCACAGATATGATGCCGACTAACTCACAACTGCAGAAGATTCTTGAAGACAGCGGCATGACAAATTGTTATTACAAGAGCCTTTCGGGCGGAATCGCCTGCATTATAGTCGGATTCAAACCGGAGGTTTAG
- the plsY gene encoding acyl-phosphate:glycerol-3-phosphate O-acyltransferase PlsY, whose product MLLTELLLVTVLGYLIGSIPFGYFIARRRAKIDLTAHGSGRTGATNVLRTLGRKMAALVAFLDMLKGVVAVLLAGAIVGHQFMMVGDYHMGILMAQVIAALAAVIGHIYPVFNHFRGGRGVATFFGGFIALYPLAAIFGGEVFVIGVGLTGFASLGSIAGVAGAYAIMIPLSLSSGLPMEYLVYSLLGSTIIIIMHRDNIQRLIAGKERKISEKAC is encoded by the coding sequence ATGTTGCTGACCGAACTTTTACTGGTAACCGTACTCGGCTATCTCATTGGTAGTATCCCGTTCGGTTATTTTATTGCCCGCCGCCGGGCTAAAATTGATCTTACAGCCCATGGCAGCGGCCGTACTGGCGCTACAAATGTATTACGCACCCTTGGCCGGAAAATGGCGGCTTTGGTAGCCTTTCTGGATATGCTTAAGGGCGTTGTGGCGGTGCTTCTGGCGGGGGCAATCGTCGGTCACCAGTTTATGATGGTCGGAGACTATCACATGGGTATACTGATGGCTCAGGTCATAGCAGCCCTAGCTGCGGTAATCGGCCATATTTACCCTGTGTTTAACCATTTTAGGGGCGGGCGCGGCGTGGCCACTTTTTTCGGCGGCTTTATTGCGCTGTACCCTCTCGCCGCTATCTTTGGCGGAGAGGTTTTTGTTATCGGTGTCGGATTGACTGGTTTTGCCTCGCTGGGGAGTATCGCCGGAGTAGCCGGAGCTTACGCCATCATGATACCGTTGTCTCTGTCCAGCGGACTGCCTATGGAATACCTGGTTTATAGTCTTTTAGGTTCGACGATTATAATTATTATGCATCGGGATAATATCCAGCGTCTGATTGCCGGCAAAGAACGCAAGATCAGCGAAAAAGCCTGTTAG
- a CDS encoding lipoprotein signal peptidase yields MVPIIPLAAFLVVVFDQLTKHMVRSWMMLGESIPAEGFFQLVRVQNTGAAFGILEDARLLLIIAGVIALIVITWLVLSKHLGFLDNTLGRLTLGLIAGGTLGNLIDRAYYGYVTDFLNAGSFPTFNIADSSMVIGMTILVFLYLRSEYSRGH; encoded by the coding sequence GTGGTTCCCATAATCCCGCTGGCAGCCTTTTTAGTCGTAGTGTTTGACCAGCTCACCAAACACATGGTGCGCAGTTGGATGATGCTTGGTGAGTCTATTCCTGCAGAAGGCTTTTTTCAGTTGGTTCGTGTTCAGAACACCGGCGCCGCCTTCGGCATTCTGGAAGATGCCCGCCTGCTGCTTATAATTGCAGGAGTTATAGCCCTTATTGTCATCACCTGGCTGGTTCTTTCCAAACATCTGGGATTTCTGGACAACACGCTGGGACGGCTGACACTCGGTCTCATTGCCGGGGGCACGCTGGGCAATCTGATAGACCGGGCTTATTACGGCTATGTCACTGATTTCCTTAATGCCGGTTCCTTCCCGACCTTTAATATCGCTGATTCTTCTATGGTAATAGGTATGACTATCCTTGTTTTCCTCTACCTGCGGTCAGAATACTCAAGGGGTCATTAA
- a CDS encoding glycerol-3-phosphate dehydrogenase, with protein sequence MPKIAIIGATTWGITLAAVLARKEGVIRVLARTEEEAFLIRQGVFRTPKLPDKFILPHSILVTADVMEAMRDTDAVIMAVPSQMMRHNIQLVAPYINRRTLIISAAKGLEIATGKRMSQVIADEIRKEYHDNICVLSGPNLAWEILAGRPAVTVIAAEKESRARRGVRLVTVPNFCAFTNTDVVGVELGGALKNIIALGAGIVDGLGYGDNTKAALMTRGLTEITALGTALGANPLTLSGLAGQGDLIATCSSNLSRNHQVGERLTRGEALNDIQATMSGVAEGVATTLVAWNLAQKLGIEMPITERLYRVLYHGDDVRTAVKELMAITAGHELAGRKWGLFSLFRRRKKPEITF encoded by the coding sequence ATGCCTAAAATTGCCATTATTGGGGCGACCACCTGGGGTATCACTTTAGCGGCGGTGCTGGCTCGTAAGGAAGGTGTTATCCGTGTTTTAGCCCGTACCGAAGAGGAAGCCTTTCTTATCCGGCAGGGTGTGTTTAGAACCCCAAAACTGCCGGATAAATTTATTTTGCCGCACAGTATTCTGGTTACGGCTGATGTTATGGAAGCGATGCGAGATACTGATGCGGTCATAATGGCAGTGCCATCGCAAATGATGCGGCATAATATACAATTGGTGGCTCCCTACATCAACAGGCGTACTCTTATTATTTCTGCTGCCAAAGGCTTGGAGATAGCTACCGGCAAACGCATGAGCCAGGTCATTGCCGACGAGATAAGAAAAGAGTACCACGATAATATTTGCGTGTTATCCGGTCCTAATCTGGCTTGGGAGATCCTGGCCGGCAGGCCAGCGGTTACCGTTATCGCCGCAGAAAAAGAATCAAGAGCACGGCGTGGGGTGAGGTTGGTAACGGTGCCTAATTTCTGCGCTTTTACCAATACTGATGTAGTGGGGGTGGAATTGGGTGGTGCTCTGAAGAACATAATCGCGCTAGGCGCAGGGATCGTTGATGGTCTGGGCTATGGAGATAACACTAAGGCCGCACTGATGACCCGTGGTTTAACTGAAATAACAGCCTTGGGGACGGCGTTGGGGGCCAATCCACTGACTCTTTCCGGCCTGGCAGGTCAAGGCGACCTCATCGCTACATGTTCCAGCAATTTATCTCGCAATCATCAAGTTGGTGAGCGCCTGACACGGGGGGAAGCACTTAATGATATCCAGGCAACGATGAGCGGCGTGGCTGAGGGTGTTGCCACAACCCTGGTGGCCTGGAATTTGGCGCAGAAGCTGGGTATTGAGATGCCGATTACGGAGCGTCTCTATAGAGTGTTATATCATGGGGATGATGTGCGAACTGCGGTCAAAGAACTGATGGCAATTACTGCAGGTCATGAGTTGGCGGGCCGCAAATGGGGACTTTTCAGCCTGTTCCGGCGGCGAAAAAAGCCCGAAATCACTTTTTGA
- a CDS encoding putative DNA-binding protein, producing the protein MATKKETVFYQELKARLKDDHQRLVEQLETSKASAPQEDRREGSPFGKREEEATETADLENRLALEKRILDQIAEVDDALVKLEKGTFGKCEMCGQTLDPARLAILPYAKLCVACKAKHSKPS; encoded by the coding sequence ATGGCAACTAAAAAAGAGACGGTCTTTTACCAGGAGCTCAAAGCTCGGCTAAAGGATGACCATCAGAGACTGGTTGAACAACTAGAGACCTCAAAAGCCTCGGCGCCGCAGGAAGACCGCCGGGAGGGTTCTCCTTTCGGGAAACGTGAGGAGGAAGCAACGGAAACCGCTGATCTTGAAAACCGCTTGGCCTTGGAAAAACGCATACTTGATCAGATTGCCGAAGTAGATGATGCCCTGGTCAAGCTGGAAAAGGGCACCTTCGGCAAGTGCGAGATGTGCGGGCAGACTCTGGACCCGGCCCGTCTGGCAATACTGCCCTACGCTAAATTGTGCGTCGCCTGCAAAGCCAAGCACAGTAAGCCATCATAG
- the ubiE gene encoding ubiquinone/menaquinone biosynthesis methyltransferase UibE, which translates to MAAQTAEKHLVDPGFESEAAKKRKAYMLELFGYQAPKYDLHDDIIGMGIHRRWVKDVLKIIGHYKKDKDKLKMLDLACGTGFVTFNTARNFNDIEIDAFDLVPEMVGVAKKRHAKSFKERKINFWVGDSEVPYGENKYDIITTCFAFRNFANKNLAAQNVYQALKPGGIFIIQDMTKPERQPLRGLYLFALKYLLPVAGTILGTAKGSPRYLYNSVMLLPKNTDIARIMTDNGLVDVWHRYQSGGMGTVVVGYKR; encoded by the coding sequence ATGGCAGCGCAAACAGCGGAGAAACACCTGGTGGATCCGGGTTTTGAATCTGAGGCGGCTAAAAAACGCAAGGCATACATGCTTGAGCTTTTTGGTTACCAGGCACCAAAATACGATCTCCACGATGATATCATTGGTATGGGCATCCATCGCCGGTGGGTTAAAGACGTGCTTAAGATCATTGGTCATTATAAAAAAGACAAAGATAAACTGAAGATGCTGGATCTGGCCTGCGGCACCGGCTTTGTCACCTTTAATACGGCGCGTAACTTTAACGATATTGAGATAGATGCTTTTGACCTGGTACCAGAGATGGTGGGGGTTGCAAAAAAACGCCACGCCAAGAGTTTCAAGGAGCGAAAAATCAATTTTTGGGTGGGTGATTCCGAGGTGCCTTACGGCGAGAACAAGTATGATATCATCACCACCTGTTTTGCTTTCCGCAATTTCGCCAATAAAAATCTGGCGGCACAGAATGTTTACCAGGCGCTCAAACCTGGCGGCATATTCATCATTCAGGATATGACCAAGCCGGAAAGACAACCGCTGCGCGGATTATACCTTTTTGCGTTAAAATACCTGCTGCCTGTCGCCGGAACTATTCTGGGTACGGCTAAGGGGTCACCGCGTTATCTCTATAACTCAGTGATGCTTTTACCCAAGAACACTGATATCGCACGCATTATGACCGACAACGGATTGGTTGATGTGTGGCATCGCTACCAGAGCGGCGGTATGGGCACCGTAGTTGTAGGTTACAAAAGATGA
- a CDS encoding ribosomal large subunit seudouridine synthase produces MTRIVDLTTDSPGVRLDKFIASQIPELSRVRVRELIDQGLVTVNKQQVKPSQLLKTGDAVTVAIPPPATSEIIAENIPLNIIYQDADLAVIDKPAGLTTHPAPGHSAGTLLNALLAYFPELAGEEGDRPGIVHRLDKDTSGLMVVARSRRSQAALSDQFKHRQVTKVYLVLVKGRVEPSNGIIEASIGRHQVNRKKMAVTENGREAKSQFHVVEYFKNYTLLEVRIFTGRTHQIRVHLAAIGYPVAGDQTYGVKSEYFPRQFVHAHRLSFTQPTTGETLSFTSELPPDLAVPLSRLV; encoded by the coding sequence TTGACCAGAATAGTTGACCTGACCACCGATAGTCCCGGAGTTCGCTTGGACAAATTCATTGCCAGTCAAATACCTGAGCTCTCACGCGTCCGCGTACGGGAACTGATTGACCAGGGGCTGGTTACGGTCAATAAACAACAGGTCAAGCCATCCCAGTTACTTAAAACCGGGGACGCAGTGACTGTGGCCATCCCGCCACCGGCCACAAGTGAGATCATCGCTGAGAACATCCCCCTTAACATCATCTACCAGGACGCAGACCTGGCCGTTATTGACAAACCCGCCGGACTGACCACCCATCCGGCGCCGGGGCATTCTGCTGGCACGCTCCTAAACGCGCTCTTAGCCTATTTCCCTGAACTGGCAGGAGAAGAAGGTGATCGTCCGGGAATCGTTCACCGGTTGGACAAGGACACATCCGGTTTGATGGTTGTGGCCCGCTCGCGCCGTTCCCAAGCAGCGCTTTCAGACCAGTTCAAGCACCGGCAGGTGACCAAGGTATATTTGGTCTTGGTCAAGGGCAGAGTGGAGCCGTCAAACGGTATTATTGAGGCGTCTATCGGCCGCCATCAGGTCAACCGCAAGAAGATGGCGGTCACAGAAAACGGACGTGAGGCTAAAAGCCAGTTCCACGTCGTCGAATATTTCAAGAACTACACCCTTTTGGAGGTTCGTATCTTCACCGGCCGCACCCACCAGATCAGAGTACACCTCGCGGCCATCGGCTATCCGGTTGCCGGTGACCAGACTTATGGGGTAAAGTCAGAATACTTCCCTCGACAGTTCGTTCACGCTCACCGCTTGAGCTTCACACAGCCAACCACCGGAGAAACACTCAGTTTCACTTCTGAACTTCCCCCCGACCTCGCCGTTCCTCTATCCCGTTTAGTCTAG
- the engA gene encoding EngA (GTPbinding protein EngA), with the protein MTNTPVVAIVGRQNVGKSTLLNRLTGKRQAITEDLPGTTRDRLYIPLSYGGRDFVLVDTGGLAGAPEDAIAKAVNDQVRAAMKEAAVVIFLTDARTGLTPQDEDIAEEVRRTGKPVIVAVNKADNSSMALNAAGFHSIALGEPMPVSAYHGRGVEDLLDRLVELLPPSEAAVTEPQRLRIAIAGRANVGKSSLLNTLTGEDRVIVSAIPGTTRDAIDTPIDFSTGGVVLIDTAGIRRRGKVERGIEEYSVIRSLNAIDRADVVLIVLDAGESATAQDTHIAGYAKDSCRGLILVINKSDLLENVDMTEYDKNMAARFKFIPYAQRLYVSARTGDGVDRIIPAAFEVQAERSKRVSTPELNSLIRHAMAHHAPPSVGGRTLKVLYATQVGVCPPEIVFFVNNPDLVHFSFQRFLENRLREVFGFEGTPIKITFRGRGEK; encoded by the coding sequence ATGACAAACACTCCAGTGGTGGCTATTGTTGGCCGCCAGAATGTAGGCAAGTCTACACTTCTTAACAGATTGACCGGGAAGCGGCAGGCCATTACTGAAGATCTGCCCGGAACCACCCGCGATCGGCTTTATATTCCTTTGAGCTACGGCGGGCGTGATTTCGTTCTTGTTGATACCGGGGGGCTGGCTGGCGCTCCTGAAGACGCTATTGCCAAGGCTGTAAATGATCAGGTACGTGCAGCTATGAAGGAAGCCGCGGTTGTCATCTTCCTTACCGACGCCAGGACAGGGTTAACCCCCCAGGATGAGGATATTGCTGAAGAGGTGCGCCGCACTGGCAAACCCGTTATTGTAGCGGTGAACAAGGCGGACAACTCTAGTATGGCATTGAATGCCGCTGGTTTCCACTCAATTGCCCTGGGTGAACCAATGCCGGTTTCGGCCTATCATGGCCGCGGAGTTGAGGATCTGTTGGATCGGCTGGTGGAATTGTTGCCGCCATCAGAAGCTGCCGTTACTGAACCGCAGCGCCTGCGTATTGCCATTGCCGGCCGCGCCAATGTTGGTAAATCATCGCTTTTGAATACGCTCACGGGAGAAGACCGGGTTATCGTTTCGGCAATTCCCGGTACTACCCGGGATGCTATTGATACACCTATTGACTTTAGTACTGGTGGTGTGGTACTTATTGATACCGCTGGTATCAGACGCCGGGGTAAGGTGGAGCGTGGGATTGAGGAGTACAGTGTAATCCGGTCTCTAAATGCCATTGACCGCGCTGATGTCGTGCTTATTGTACTTGATGCCGGTGAATCGGCGACCGCCCAGGACACCCATATAGCCGGTTATGCCAAGGACAGTTGCCGCGGGCTGATTCTGGTGATCAACAAATCAGACCTTTTGGAAAATGTGGACATGACTGAATACGATAAGAACATGGCCGCTCGTTTCAAGTTCATTCCTTATGCACAGCGGCTATATGTATCTGCCCGCACCGGTGATGGGGTTGACCGCATCATTCCGGCGGCTTTTGAGGTACAAGCGGAACGCAGCAAAAGAGTATCCACCCCTGAGTTGAACAGCCTGATTCGTCACGCAATGGCGCATCACGCCCCACCGAGCGTCGGCGGCAGGACGCTTAAGGTTCTTTATGCCACTCAGGTAGGTGTTTGTCCGCCGGAGATCGTGTTCTTTGTTAACAACCCCGACCTGGTGCACTTCTCGTTCCAGCGTTTTCTTGAAAATCGTCTGCGTGAGGTCTTTGGTTTTGAAGGTACGCCCATTAAGATAACCTTCAGAGGCAGGGGTGAAAAGTAG